The Buchnera aphidicola str. APS (Acyrthosiphon pisum) genome has a segment encoding these proteins:
- a CDS encoding 5'-3' exonuclease — translation MNHIKNNPVIIIDGSLYLYASYYAFCNLENTSGKPCGAIYGMLKIIDNIFKKYKNLKKIIIIFDSSRKTFRNKLFKEYKKNRSSMPDLLVMQIQPLFEILKKIGIKTLTIPGIEADDVIGSLSYQLEKQGEKILILSHDKDMLQLVTENINIFHKKNNCIITSEIIQEKYGIKPKEFIDFLALMGDATDNIPGVPKIGIKTALFLINKFSNIENIYNNIEKIKSLPLRNAKNISIQLKNNKERALLSYKLARIKLDIPIDIKLKDIILKKYCSKNTFQIFKNYFSS, via the coding sequence ATGAATCACATAAAAAATAATCCAGTTATTATAATAGATGGTAGTTTATACCTATATGCATCTTATTATGCATTTTGCAATTTAGAAAATACTTCAGGAAAACCCTGTGGGGCAATATATGGAATGTTAAAAATTATAGATAATATCTTTAAAAAATATAAAAATTTAAAAAAAATTATTATAATATTTGATTCATCTCGAAAAACATTTAGAAATAAGCTCTTTAAAGAATATAAAAAAAATAGATCATCTATGCCTGATTTATTGGTTATGCAAATTCAACCTCTTTTTGAAATACTTAAAAAAATTGGTATAAAAACTTTAACTATTCCCGGAATAGAAGCAGATGATGTTATTGGAAGTTTATCTTATCAACTCGAAAAACAAGGAGAAAAAATATTAATTTTAAGTCATGATAAAGATATGCTTCAGCTTGTAACAGAAAATATTAACATATTCCATAAAAAAAATAATTGCATTATTACATCAGAAATAATACAAGAAAAATATGGTATAAAACCAAAAGAATTTATTGATTTCTTAGCTTTAATGGGAGACGCTACAGATAATATTCCAGGAGTGCCTAAAATTGGGATTAAAACGGCGCTATTTTTGATAAATAAATTTTCTAATATTGAAAATATATATAATAATATTGAAAAAATAAAATCTTTACCATTAAGAAATGCTAAAAATATTTCTATTCAACTAAAAAATAATAAGGAAAGAGCTTTACTTTCATATAAATTAGCAAGAATAAAATTAGATATTCCTATAGACATTAAATTAAAAGACATCATTTTAAAAAAATATTGTTCTAAAAATACGTTTCAAATTTTTAAAAATTATTTTTCTTCATAA
- a CDS encoding phosphoadenylyl-sulfate reductase, giving the protein MSKFYIENINLLNSEKKNNILSELNLLLSNYSAEERISWALSHLPHTQIMSSSFGIQSTVLLHLIIKKKPDIPVILIDTGYLFPETYNFIDFLTNKFHLNLKVFRSTISSAWQEARYGKLWEKGIEGIDFYNNINKVQPMNFALNELSVQTWFAGLRHDQSKSRNLLPYLSIKKGIFKILPILDWSKDKIKDYLKENNLDTHPLYNNGYSSVGDTHTTKKHMPGMLEEETRFFGLKRECGLHEN; this is encoded by the coding sequence ATGTCTAAATTCTATATTGAAAATATTAATCTGTTAAATTCTGAAAAAAAAAATAATATACTTTCTGAATTAAATTTACTTCTATCCAATTATTCTGCAGAAGAACGTATTTCTTGGGCATTAAGCCATTTACCCCATACACAAATCATGTCATCAAGCTTCGGTATTCAGTCAACAGTATTATTACATCTTATAATCAAAAAAAAACCGGATATTCCTGTTATATTAATTGATACAGGTTATTTGTTTCCTGAAACATATAATTTTATTGATTTTTTAACTAATAAATTTCATTTGAATTTGAAAGTTTTTAGATCAACAATATCTTCTGCGTGGCAGGAAGCGCGATATGGGAAGTTATGGGAAAAAGGTATTGAAGGAATTGATTTTTATAATAATATTAATAAAGTACAGCCCATGAATTTTGCTTTGAATGAACTATCAGTACAAACATGGTTTGCTGGATTGCGTCATGATCAATCAAAAAGTCGAAATTTATTACCATATCTTTCTATTAAAAAAGGAATATTTAAAATTTTACCAATACTAGATTGGTCTAAGGATAAAATAAAAGACTATTTAAAAGAAAATAATTTAGATACCCATCCTTTATATAATAATGGATATTCGTCTGTAGGAGATACACACACTACTAAAAAACACATGCCTGGTATGTTAGAGGAAGAAACTCGTTTTTTTGGATTAAAACGCGAATGTGGTTTACATGAAAATTAA
- a CDS encoding assimilatory sulfite reductase (NADPH) flavoprotein subunit encodes MKNQNKFDPVFPLSSEQLNNLKELERTCTNIQSAWLSGYFWKIANQTSNITSFQTNESEKNDPVITIISASQTGNAKLLSKRLYEYFNKNNKISRLIDAMDYKFKKIKDEKILILIISTQGEGEPPEEALSFYKFIMSKNAPNLNNLYYSVFGLGDTSYNLFCQAGKDFDKRFKELGGNSLLDRFDADIEYEDNYNKWSQDLLQSINSKEKIYKSSVSYIDQENTLILSKNHYTKKNPAEGIILTNQKITGRNSKKDVHHIEIDISNLNIKYSPGDALGVWYKNDSNLVKNILELLSINISETITIKNDVITIFDALQNHFELTNNTKNIIKSYANFSKNKFLKDIISNDSDLENYTINTPLIKMIHDHPLKLSSQQLIGLLRPLTPRLYSISSSQEEIDNEIHITVGVVKKLISGHVYLGGASGYLSQSLKSDDIIKIFIQTNDNFRLPINKNTPIIMISSGTGIAPFRAFMQQRDNDNADGKNWLFFGNPNFTEDFLYQVEWQKYIKKGLITNMNLAWSQDQKNKIYVQDRIRENSQEIWSWIEEGAQIYVCGNASKMAKDVEKALLDIISHNAHLNLEESQEFLNNLRLNKRYKRDVY; translated from the coding sequence ATGAAAAATCAAAACAAGTTTGATCCCGTGTTTCCATTAAGTTCAGAACAATTAAATAATTTAAAAGAACTTGAAAGAACTTGCACTAATATTCAAAGTGCTTGGTTGTCAGGTTATTTTTGGAAAATTGCTAATCAAACATCAAATATAACGTCTTTTCAAACAAATGAATCAGAAAAAAACGATCCAGTTATTACGATTATTTCCGCTTCCCAAACTGGTAATGCAAAATTATTGTCTAAACGTCTTTATGAATATTTTAATAAAAATAATAAAATAAGTCGTCTTATTGATGCTATGGATTATAAATTCAAAAAAATAAAAGATGAAAAGATATTAATTTTAATTATTTCAACTCAAGGTGAGGGTGAACCACCAGAAGAAGCATTATCTTTTTATAAATTTATAATGTCAAAAAATGCACCTAATTTAAATAACTTATATTATAGTGTTTTTGGATTAGGAGATACATCCTATAATTTATTTTGTCAAGCTGGAAAAGATTTTGATAAAAGATTTAAAGAGTTAGGTGGTAATTCTTTATTAGATAGATTTGATGCAGATATTGAATATGAAGATAATTATAATAAATGGTCTCAGGATTTATTACAATCTATTAATAGTAAAGAAAAAATTTATAAATCTTCTGTGTCATATATAGATCAAGAAAATACATTGATACTTTCGAAAAATCATTATACAAAAAAAAATCCTGCTGAAGGTATTATATTAACAAATCAAAAAATTACTGGTCGTAATTCTAAGAAAGATGTTCATCATATTGAAATTGATATTAGTAATTTGAACATTAAGTATTCACCTGGTGATGCATTGGGTGTATGGTATAAAAATGACAGTAATTTAGTGAAAAATATATTAGAATTACTCTCTATTAATATTTCTGAAACAATTACAATTAAAAATGATGTTATTACAATTTTTGATGCTTTACAAAATCATTTCGAATTAACGAATAATACTAAAAATATTATTAAAAGTTATGCAAATTTTTCGAAAAACAAATTTTTAAAAGATATCATATCTAATGATTCTGATTTAGAAAATTATACCATTAACACTCCTTTAATTAAAATGATACATGATCATCCATTAAAATTATCCTCTCAACAATTAATTGGTTTACTTCGCCCACTAACACCTAGATTATATTCCATTTCTTCTTCACAAGAAGAAATTGACAATGAAATTCATATCACAGTAGGAGTAGTAAAAAAATTAATTTCAGGTCATGTATATTTAGGAGGGGCCTCTGGTTATCTTTCACAATCTTTAAAATCTGATGATATAATAAAAATTTTTATTCAAACCAATGATAATTTTCGATTACCTATTAATAAAAACACTCCAATAATAATGATTAGTTCAGGAACAGGCATTGCTCCATTTCGTGCTTTTATGCAGCAAAGAGACAATGATAATGCTGATGGAAAAAATTGGCTTTTTTTTGGAAATCCTAATTTTACTGAAGATTTTTTATATCAAGTAGAATGGCAAAAATATATAAAAAAGGGATTAATCACCAATATGAATTTAGCTTGGTCGCAAGATCAAAAAAATAAAATATACGTACAAGATCGAATAAGAGAAAATTCACAAGAAATATGGTCTTGGATAGAAGAAGGAGCTCAAATATATGTTTGTGGAAACGCTTCTAAAATGGCAAAAGATGTTGAAAAAGCATTATTAGATATTATTAGTCATAACGCTCATTTAAATCTTGAAGAATCTCAAGAATTTTTAAATAATCTGCGTTTAAATAAACGTTATAAAAGAGATGTGTATTAA
- a CDS encoding DsbA family protein, translating to MKKILIILCILILSCNVFSCEFKNGREYTEKHKVISNIPSIIEFFSFFCPYCYEFEKTYDTQYLIEKKIKKNINIQKYHVSFLGGKLGYVLTKSWIIAQQMGIEKKIVLPIFKGIQETYTINNLDDIKKIFKEKAGVSESKFNSFWNSLTIKILISKQEEDIRKYNLKNIPTMLINEKYVIDYSKIEEIFKDSFAEKYTKLIQFLINKKEKI from the coding sequence ATGAAAAAAATATTGATTATATTATGTATTCTTATTCTATCTTGCAATGTTTTTTCTTGTGAATTTAAAAATGGAAGAGAATATACTGAAAAACATAAAGTTATATCTAATATTCCAAGTATAATAGAATTTTTTTCATTTTTTTGTCCATATTGTTATGAATTTGAAAAAACATACGATACACAATATTTAATTGAAAAAAAAATTAAAAAAAATATAAATATTCAAAAATATCATGTTTCCTTTTTAGGAGGAAAATTGGGATATGTTTTGACAAAATCTTGGATAATTGCACAACAAATGGGAATTGAAAAAAAAATTGTTTTGCCTATTTTTAAAGGTATTCAAGAAACTTATACAATTAATAATCTTGATGATATAAAAAAAATATTTAAGGAGAAGGCAGGAGTAAGTGAAAGTAAATTTAATAGTTTTTGGAATAGTTTAACTATTAAAATATTAATAAGTAAACAAGAAGAAGATATTAGAAAATATAATTTAAAAAATATTCCAACTATGCTTATTAATGAAAAATATGTAATTGATTACTCAAAAATTGAAGAAATTTTTAAAGATAGTTTTGCTGAAAAATATACTAAATTAATTCAATTTTTAATAAATAAAAAAGAAAAAATTTAA
- the mutS gene encoding DNA mismatch repair protein MutS, whose translation MKKKNIKNSMNNHTPMIKQYLSLKSQYPDMLLFYQMGDFYELFYEDAERISELLKITLTKKGYSNHKIIPMAGVPCHKSEYYLSKLVKLGESIAICDQQKETDCKKKLISRKVVRIITPGTVTDEVLLEENEDNFIAAIWKENNQFGYSVLDLSLGFFGVSKIFSSCDLLSEIERTNPKEILYPENFSDVFLIESRKCIRKRSLLEFDLETSYKLLNLQYNTCSLDGFGIEKNNFVIRAAGCLLQYVKSMNMTLLPNIRQLKYNYMEDSIFMNFSTRKSLEITQNISGEKKNTLSAILNKTVTSMGSRMLNRWLNSPLKNFKIVRNRHESVEALQFFYKELQFILRQVNDLERIYSRLALRTASPHDFVRMRSTLEILPNLHLILKKIKSKHIKKIRLSIGYFEEVLCLLKKAISLKPSKCIRDGGVIAELYNIELDELRSIKINSKEYIKNFEQKEKKKLMIESFKIKFNKIIGYYIQISKRHTHLIPKYYVIIQTLKNTERYSVPLLKEYEEKVLNSEMRSLLLEKKLYAEIFNIIEPFLEKLQNSALALSELDVLVNLSERAISLNYTRPIMSEKYGISLLESRHPVVECFLKTPFIKNSVFLSRTQRMIIITGPNMGGKSTYMRQIALIVIMAGIGSFVPARYALIGSIDKIFTRIGSADDLSNGYSTFMMEMMEISNILHNATSNSLVLIDELGRGTSTNEGLSLAWSCSRYLININKSMTLLSTHFVELTKLEEKEKFVKNFHFSAIKSDLHIAFLYKIKNGISKKSYGISVASLSGLPDSVLEDAEKKLIEIENT comes from the coding sequence ATGAAAAAAAAAAATATTAAGAATAGTATGAACAATCATACTCCAATGATAAAACAGTATTTATCTTTAAAATCACAGTATCCTGATATGCTTCTTTTTTATCAAATGGGTGATTTTTATGAGTTGTTTTACGAAGATGCAGAACGTATTTCGGAACTACTGAAAATTACTTTAACAAAAAAAGGATACTCAAATCATAAGATCATACCGATGGCTGGAGTCCCATGCCATAAATCAGAATATTATTTATCTAAACTTGTAAAATTAGGTGAATCTATTGCGATATGTGATCAACAAAAAGAAACTGATTGTAAAAAAAAATTAATTTCTCGTAAAGTAGTTCGCATAATCACGCCTGGAACTGTTACAGATGAAGTACTTCTTGAAGAAAATGAAGATAATTTTATAGCTGCTATCTGGAAAGAAAATAATCAATTTGGATACTCCGTATTAGATTTATCATTAGGTTTTTTTGGTGTATCTAAGATTTTTTCTTCTTGTGATTTGCTTTCAGAAATTGAACGAACTAATCCTAAAGAAATACTCTATCCGGAAAATTTTTCAGATGTTTTTTTAATTGAAAGTAGAAAGTGTATTAGAAAACGCTCATTATTAGAATTCGATTTAGAGACATCATATAAGTTACTTAATTTGCAATATAATACTTGTAGTTTGGATGGATTTGGTATAGAGAAAAACAATTTTGTAATACGTGCTGCTGGTTGTTTATTACAATATGTTAAATCAATGAATATGACTCTCTTACCTAATATTCGTCAGTTAAAATATAATTACATGGAAGATAGCATTTTTATGAATTTTAGTACGCGTAAAAGCTTGGAAATTACTCAAAATATTTCAGGAGAAAAAAAAAATACTTTATCTGCAATATTAAATAAAACAGTTACATCTATGGGTAGTAGAATGTTAAATAGATGGTTAAATTCTCCACTAAAAAACTTTAAAATAGTTAGAAATCGTCATGAAAGTGTGGAAGCTTTGCAGTTTTTTTATAAAGAATTACAATTTATTTTACGTCAAGTTAATGATTTAGAAAGAATTTATTCTCGTTTAGCTTTACGTACTGCTTCGCCTCATGATTTCGTACGAATGCGTTCTACATTAGAAATCTTACCTAATTTACATTTAATATTAAAAAAAATAAAATCAAAACATATAAAAAAAATACGTTTATCTATTGGTTATTTTGAAGAAGTTTTATGTTTATTAAAAAAAGCAATTAGTTTGAAGCCATCTAAATGTATTCGAGATGGTGGTGTAATAGCAGAATTATATAATATTGAACTTGATGAGTTACGATCTATTAAAATAAATTCCAAAGAATATATTAAAAATTTTGAACAGAAAGAAAAAAAAAAATTAATGATTGAATCATTTAAGATAAAATTTAATAAAATTATCGGGTATTATATTCAAATAAGCAAACGTCATACTCATTTAATTCCAAAATATTATGTCATAATACAAACATTAAAAAATACAGAACGTTATAGTGTTCCTTTATTAAAAGAATATGAAGAAAAAGTTTTAAATTCAGAAATGCGATCTTTATTACTAGAAAAAAAATTGTATGCAGAAATTTTTAATATTATTGAACCTTTTTTAGAAAAATTACAAAATAGTGCATTAGCATTGTCAGAATTAGATGTGTTAGTAAATTTATCTGAACGTGCTATATCTCTAAATTATACGCGTCCTATTATGAGCGAAAAATATGGAATTTCTTTACTAGAAAGTCGTCATCCAGTTGTTGAATGTTTTTTAAAAACACCATTTATAAAAAATTCTGTTTTTTTATCCAGAACACAAAGAATGATCATTATAACAGGTCCTAATATGGGTGGAAAAAGTACATACATGCGTCAAATTGCACTCATTGTAATTATGGCCGGTATAGGTAGTTTTGTTCCTGCTAGATATGCTTTAATTGGTTCGATTGATAAAATTTTTACAAGAATAGGTTCTGCAGATGACTTAAGCAATGGATATTCAACATTTATGATGGAAATGATGGAAATATCTAATATTCTACACAATGCAACATCTAATAGTTTAGTTTTAATCGATGAATTAGGAAGAGGAACTTCAACTAATGAGGGTTTATCTTTAGCTTGGTCGTGTTCTAGGTATTTAATAAACATAAATAAATCTATGACGTTATTATCTACTCATTTTGTTGAATTAACAAAATTAGAAGAAAAAGAAAAATTTGTAAAAAATTTTCATTTTTCTGCTATTAAAAGCGATTTACATATAGCTTTTTTATATAAAATTAAAAATGGTATATCAAAAAAAAGTTATGGTATATCAGTAGCTTCATTGTCTGGATTGCCAGATTCTGTTCTAGAAGACGCAGAGAAAAAATTAATAGAAATAGAAAATACATAA
- the cysG gene encoding siroheme synthase CysG has protein sequence MNYLPIFIDLKSKNVLVIGAGEVGLNKIRILLRAKAKVNVIAKELCSEVKLLLRDQKINWLSKNFDLIYLNKIFLVVSATNDIKLNQYIFKKCNERCVLVNIVDDKLKCSFIFPSIIDRSPLIVAISSGGTAPVLLRLLREKIEAILPNKLGDVAKIAGKWRLAIKKHFSNFLERRKFWEKLFHSIFVEHILNGNKEQAINVLKKNMNQNISLTGEIILVGAGPGDSGLLTLRGLQVLQQADVVLYDYLVSEDILDLIRRDAKRICVGKRVGLKNITQNEIIKLLIFFAQKGKKVVRLKGGDPFIFGRGSEEIEAAKDAGIHFQVVPGITSAIGIAAYTGIPLTHRKYSQGVIFITGHKCIDGFLNNWSILSDPSYTLVVYMGTLKAVYIAQKLITFGRSKLTPIAIIVQGTTIHQKVIVGCLGEIEKIIPFAATPSLLIIGDVVHLHKKLAWFQSENILKKIKNKFSTLTFI, from the coding sequence GTGAACTATCTTCCTATTTTCATAGATTTAAAATCTAAAAATGTTTTAGTTATTGGTGCAGGAGAAGTAGGATTAAATAAAATTAGAATACTACTCCGTGCTAAAGCTAAAGTTAATGTTATTGCTAAAGAATTATGTTCAGAAGTGAAGTTACTTTTACGTGATCAAAAAATAAATTGGTTATCTAAAAATTTTGATTTGATTTATTTAAATAAAATATTTTTAGTAGTTTCAGCTACAAATGATATAAAATTAAATCAATATATATTTAAAAAATGCAATGAGCGCTGCGTATTAGTAAATATAGTTGATGATAAGTTAAAATGTTCTTTTATTTTTCCTTCTATCATCGATCGTTCTCCTTTAATTGTAGCAATTTCTTCAGGCGGCACTGCTCCCGTATTATTACGTCTTTTACGTGAAAAAATTGAAGCAATTTTACCAAATAAATTAGGCGATGTTGCTAAAATTGCAGGTAAATGGAGATTAGCAATTAAAAAACATTTTTCAAATTTTCTAGAAAGACGTAAATTTTGGGAAAAATTGTTTCATAGTATTTTTGTAGAACATATTCTTAATGGCAATAAAGAACAAGCGATTAATGTTTTAAAAAAAAATATGAATCAGAATATTTCATTAACAGGTGAAATTATTCTAGTAGGTGCTGGACCAGGAGATAGTGGTTTATTAACTTTAAGAGGTCTGCAAGTTTTACAACAAGCAGATGTGGTTTTATATGATTATTTAGTTTCTGAAGATATTTTAGATTTGATTCGTCGTGATGCAAAACGAATATGTGTTGGAAAACGAGTTGGTTTAAAAAATATTACTCAGAATGAAATTATTAAATTATTAATTTTTTTCGCACAAAAAGGAAAAAAAGTAGTGCGTTTAAAAGGTGGTGATCCCTTTATTTTCGGACGTGGTAGTGAAGAAATAGAAGCAGCCAAAGATGCAGGTATTCATTTTCAAGTCGTTCCAGGTATTACTTCTGCAATTGGTATTGCAGCTTATACCGGAATACCACTGACACATCGCAAATACTCACAAGGTGTTATATTTATTACAGGACATAAATGTATTGATGGTTTTTTAAATAATTGGTCGATACTATCTGATCCCTCATATACTTTAGTTGTATACATGGGTACATTAAAAGCTGTATATATAGCTCAAAAACTAATTACATTTGGTCGATCTAAATTAACACCAATAGCTATTATTGTACAAGGTACTACTATTCATCAAAAAGTTATTGTAGGTTGTTTAGGTGAAATTGAAAAAATTATTCCATTTGCTGCTACTCCATCTTTATTGATTATTGGAGATGTGGTTCATTTACATAAGAAACTAGCATGGTTTCAAAGTGAAAATATATTAAAGAAAATTAAAAATAAATTTTCTACATTAACATTTATTTGA
- the yihA gene encoding ribosome biogenesis GTP-binding protein YihA/YsxC encodes MNSLDYNKTNFLKSYSKITDIDIQNGIEIAFIGYSNTGKSSAINALTNQKKLARFSKTPGRTQLINFFEVVSGFRIVDLPGYGYSQAPLLVRSKWQKKVYDYLEKREQIKLFVLLMDIRYPLKKLDQKIISIAVQKKISILVLLTKCDKIKINHQKNQADMVFKKLNVLLDSFEIILFSSYKKIGIEKLKLSLNSSYKKHFILNR; translated from the coding sequence TTGAATTCATTAGATTACAATAAAACAAATTTTTTAAAAAGTTATTCAAAAATAACTGATATAGATATTCAAAACGGTATTGAAATTGCGTTTATTGGTTATTCTAACACAGGTAAATCTAGTGCCATCAATGCATTAACTAATCAGAAAAAATTAGCTCGTTTCAGCAAAACTCCCGGTAGAACTCAATTAATTAATTTTTTTGAAGTAGTTTCGGGTTTTAGAATAGTTGATTTGCCTGGATATGGTTATTCTCAAGCGCCTTTATTAGTTAGAAGTAAATGGCAAAAAAAAGTATATGATTATTTAGAAAAACGAGAACAAATTAAACTTTTTGTGCTTTTAATGGATATCAGATATCCACTGAAAAAACTTGATCAAAAAATAATTAGTATAGCTGTTCAAAAAAAAATTTCTATTTTAGTACTGTTAACTAAATGTGATAAAATAAAAATCAATCATCAAAAAAATCAAGCAGATATGGTATTTAAAAAGTTAAACGTTCTTTTGGATTCTTTTGAAATTATATTATTTTCGTCATATAAAAAAATTGGTATTGAAAAATTGAAATTAAGTTTAAATAGTTCGTATAAAAAGCATTTTATTTTAAATAGATAA
- the cysI gene encoding assimilatory sulfite reductase (NADPH) hemoprotein subunit, producing the protein MNKKFKKIVTEKKLTDAERIKENSNYLRGTITDDLKNEITNGFTGDNFSLIRFHGMYQQDDRDLRIERNEQKLEPRYAMMLRCRLPGGVIKAKKWLKIDYFASKYTLYGTIRLTNRQTFQFHGILKKNLKDVHKMLHSIGLDSLATANDVNRNVLCTSNPMESLIHQEAYEWARKISNFLLPHTKAYAEIWLDQKKIVTTEKEPILGKTYLPRKFKTTVVIPPYNDVDLYANDMNFVAITKNEKIIGFNILIGGGLSFIHGNKNTWPFLATEIGYISVENTLSIAKAIVTTQRDWGNRTDRANAKTRYTINNFGLNEFKKEIEKRANVNLKPVREYSFISRGDRFGWIKDINNNWSLTLFIQNGRIYDDNDKLFKSGLLKIANIHDGNFRITSNQNIIISEVSEKNKNKIEKIALSSGLINKSTNLRKNSMACVSFPTCPLAMAEAERMLSFFITQLENIMLKYGVEDEVIILRVSGCPNGCGRSLLAEIGLIGKSIGRYNLYIGGNRIGNRIPKIYKENITEQEILIHLKYLIKTWSNERKNKEDFGDFIVRKEFVKEVINPVYDFWS; encoded by the coding sequence ATGAATAAAAAATTTAAAAAAATAGTTACAGAAAAAAAATTAACTGATGCAGAACGAATTAAAGAAAATAGTAATTATCTTAGAGGTACAATTACTGATGATTTAAAAAACGAAATTACTAATGGTTTTACTGGAGATAATTTTTCACTTATTCGATTTCATGGCATGTATCAGCAAGATGATCGCGATTTACGTATAGAACGTAATGAGCAAAAATTAGAACCACGTTACGCAATGATGCTGCGTTGTCGTCTACCAGGAGGAGTTATTAAAGCAAAAAAATGGTTGAAAATTGATTATTTTGCCAGCAAATATACATTGTATGGAACTATTCGTCTAACTAATCGTCAAACTTTTCAATTTCATGGAATTTTAAAGAAAAATTTAAAAGATGTACATAAAATGTTACATAGTATAGGATTAGATTCATTAGCTACTGCTAATGATGTAAACAGAAATGTACTTTGTACATCAAATCCTATGGAATCTTTAATTCATCAAGAAGCTTACGAATGGGCACGAAAAATTTCAAATTTTTTATTACCTCATACTAAGGCATATGCGGAAATTTGGTTAGATCAAAAAAAAATAGTTACGACAGAAAAAGAACCTATATTAGGAAAAACATATTTACCTAGAAAATTTAAAACAACAGTAGTAATTCCACCTTATAACGATGTTGATTTATATGCTAATGATATGAATTTTGTTGCTATCACAAAAAATGAAAAAATTATTGGTTTTAACATATTAATTGGTGGCGGACTATCTTTTATTCATGGTAATAAAAATACATGGCCATTTCTTGCAACTGAAATAGGTTATATTTCTGTAGAAAACACTTTATCTATTGCTAAGGCTATAGTAACAACACAAAGGGATTGGGGAAATCGTACTGATCGTGCAAACGCAAAAACTAGATATACTATTAATAATTTTGGTTTAAATGAATTTAAAAAAGAAATTGAAAAACGAGCAAATGTTAATCTTAAACCAGTTCGCGAATATAGTTTTATCAGCAGAGGAGACAGATTTGGATGGATTAAAGACATCAACAATAATTGGAGTTTAACATTATTTATTCAAAATGGACGTATATATGATGATAATGATAAATTATTTAAATCAGGATTATTGAAAATTGCAAATATTCATGATGGTAATTTTAGAATTACATCTAATCAAAATATAATCATTTCTGAAGTATCTGAAAAAAATAAGAATAAAATAGAAAAAATAGCTTTATCATCTGGATTAATAAATAAAAGTACTAATTTACGTAAAAATTCTATGGCATGCGTTTCATTTCCTACTTGTCCTTTAGCAATGGCGGAAGCTGAACGTATGCTATCCTTTTTTATTACTCAATTAGAAAATATCATGTTAAAATATGGTGTAGAAGATGAGGTGATAATTTTACGTGTCTCTGGCTGTCCTAATGGTTGTGGACGATCCTTATTAGCTGAAATTGGTTTAATTGGAAAATCTATTGGTCGATATAATTTATATATAGGAGGAAATCGTATAGGAAATCGAATTCCAAAAATTTATAAAGAAAATATTACTGAACAAGAAATATTAATTCATTTAAAATATTTAATTAAAACATGGTCTAATGAACGAAAAAATAAAGAAGATTTTGGAGATTTTATAGTTAGAAAAGAATTTGTTAAAGAAGTGATTAATCCTGTTTACGATTTTTGGAGTTAG